GTGACACATGACTCTATTCTTAATGACTCCATAAACCTGGTGAAAAGTGACACTTTATCAGAATTGTAGAGCAAAAGACTGAGTCATATGAGCGAGAGAGAGGGTTACGTATTTGGCTAAGAAAATTTTACTTCATGGAGTGAAACAAGAAAAGCTGAAAAGGTGTGTCCATTGAATAGCTAGCAAACATAAAAGGGTTTTTTTTCATAGCCATCCTCCTTCAAGAAAGCCCGAATTATTGGAGTTAGTACACTCTGATTTGTGTGGTTCTTTTAAAGTAAAGTCAAAAGATGGTGCACTTTACTTTTTGACCTTCATTGATGATCATTCTCGCAAGCTTTGGTGTATCCTTTTAAATCCAAAGATCAAGCACTTGGCGTGTTTAAGGAATTTCAGGCCTTAGCTGAGAGACAGACAGGAAAGAAATTAAAATGCATTCGCATTGACAATGGTGGTGAATATTGTGGTCCCTTTGATAACTATTTCAAAGAACAAGGAATTCGTCATAAAAAAACTCCGCCCGAGACACCTCAATTGAATGGTTTGGAAgagaggatgaatagaactctagtTGAGAGAGTTAGATGCTTGCTTTCAGAGGCTAAACTTACAAATACATTTTGGGAGGAATCACTTAATATTATTTCTTATGTTATCAATTTGTCTCCTGATGTTGCTTTGGATGTTGATGTCCCGAATAGAGTTTGGTCTGCCAAAGATGTTTCTTATGATCACCTGAGAGTTTTTGGGTGTAAAGCTTGTATGCATATTCCTAAAGATGAGAGATCGAAGCTGGATGTCTATGTTATCAATTTGTCTCCTGATGTTGCTTTGGATGTTGATGTCCCGAACAGAGTTTGGTCTGCCAAAGATGTTTCTTATGATCACCTGAGAGTTTTTGGGTGCAAAGCTTGTGTGCATATTCCTAAAGATGAGAGATCGAAGCTAGATGTCAAAACTAAGCAGTGATGTGATATTCTTTGAAGACCAGACCATTGAAGATATTGACAAAGCTGGGAAGATACATTCTCAGAATAATGAGAGCTTAGTTGATATTGATCTAGTTTCTATTGGTAAGGCACCTATTGCACATAAAAGAACCCAAGAAAATAATGAAGATAGTGATTAAGATCAAAATGATCATCATGGTGTAGATGTTATAGATGCTCCAGTTGATGAAGTTGTGGTTCATCATCAACCAATTTTTGCTTAGGTAACTACTTTGAATGCTCCTGAAGCCTCTCTTAGAAGATCTACAAGGGAGAAGCAAAAATCAATGCGCTATCCTCCTTATGAGTATGTACTTTTGATTGACATGGGAGAACCTGAGAGTTATGATAAAGCCATGCAAGATACTCACAAAGATTAGTGAATAGAAGCTATAGAAGATAAGATGAAATCACTCCATGAGAATAGCACATATGAGTTAGTGAAATTGCCGAAAGTTAAGAGAGCTTTATCAAACAAATGAATATCCAGTGTAAAGCAAGATAACCATACATCTGCGCCTAGGTACAAGGTGAGGTTAGTTGTTAAAGGTTTTGGCCAGAAaaagggagttgactttgatgaaattTTCTCCCATGTTGTAAAGATGTCTTCTATTCGTGTGGTTCTAGGTTTAGCTGCGAGTCTAGATTTAGAGATTGAGCAAATGGATGTAAAGACTATTTTTTTTCATGCTGATTTAGATGAGAAGATTTATATGAAGCAGCCTGAGGATTTCTTAGTTAAGCATGAGTTTTGCAGAAAACTGGCAGGCAAAAGCCTGTCAATAGTACCTCTACTAGAAGACATATTTGGCCCCTTGGCTGGAGGGGGAGTTTGTTGGGATCATGCACATGTTTTCCAGCCAAGGCCCAATGGTCTAATCCTATTCTCTTTTGGTTTCCATTCCTATTCGGAATTGGATTCGATTTTTATTCCTATTTAGAGCTAGTTTTGGCTTTAAAAGAAAGCACCATTCATTATCTATAAATAGAGCATCTTGGAGTTTTATACTCTTTGGTATAAGTCTTGGAAAGACTTTAGCATGTACGAGTGGTTTGTGAGAGAGCTTTCATCAAGagagaagagaaaaaaaatgTTTGTATTGCTGCAGATTTTGTTCCAACCAACCAACTTCAAATCACTTTTACTAATTCATTAACTGTTGGATCGGGCTGACATTTTGACCGAGTGTTCGTAAAATCTTAGTCTTTGGTTTGAACGGTGAAGATCGGATTTAGAGGTCTGTAGCATCCGATTTCGAGCCCCGAATAGCCGCTCTATTTTGTGACTTCTCCTCTTTCTTCAATTGATTTGTTGCTATTGTTACTCCGTGTTTGGCACTTATTGTGTAGCCAATTTGGAGAACCTTTGTACCCATCTTATTATTATAGTGGAGCCTTTTGGACCTTTGTGATCCCGTGATTTTTACCTTCGATTTGAAGGGTTTTTCACGTTAAAATTTGatattctttatcttctttattttcGGGTTTACCTCTTCCTCGACATAACAcatagaattaaaaaaaaaggagagaaatgGCCAAAGGAACTGAtagttgtgtattgtgatttgtaTATGAGATCATCTTAGATTCCACTCCTGGTGGTGGAGGGAAACACTTGCATTTTATGGATTTTTCTTCTCAGAAGATCAACCTTGTTCTCTACTTCCTTTTGGTTAATCATTTTGGCATCCAAAAGCCACTGACCCAACTAATCTAAATTCACGTTGCAAGTTGGTCCATTAAGGGCTGGGCTCGAACCAAAATTAAGAATTGAGGATACCAACACTAAACCAAGAACTTCATAATGATTAAGGGCAATATCAAGGGAGTGCCGTAGAGGCAAGTGAAATTGGTGAACAGTCGCGTCAGAGGCAAGTGAAATTGGTGAGCAATATGGTAGGCAAATATCACAGGAGCGCCGTAGAGGCAAGTGAAATTGATGAGCAGTTATCATAGATAAATATCATGGGAGCACCAAGGGCTATCACATACCTAACATGTGAAAGCCTTGTACTACATAAATCAGCTTCTCCCATCactttcttgaaaatatattgaatcTAACACTTCTCTTCTGCCCAAACCTGGTTGAAGACTAGTTATGAGATGTAAAAATAGTAGAGACACATATACTCCAACCACTTGTAATCTTCATTCGTAAATAGTAATacatataaaaattgaagaaaaagaaaagccaTTTCATTTGATAAAAAGCCCTTTGCTATTTAATCATTCAAATGCTTAACCACAACATATACCATAGAGAATATGTAGGCAGCGAAAACAATACTACTGATAGGTTATAGAAGGATAATTAAGCACAGATTTTATCTACATTTTCCATAAGCACTGTATGTATTCTGTATCAATCACTTAAAGGGGAGGTCTATAGCTAAACTTCTTGGCCTTTAGCCAGTGTTCCTCATCCCCGCAGCAATACCATTTATCGTAATGAGCAAGGCATCTCTAAGCTTAGTGTTGTCTTCATCACGCCTCAACCTCTTTAATATCTCCACCTGCAGGATATTCATTGGATTCAGATATGGAAGCCTGCTCTCGATCAACCTCCTCAAACTACGGTTGTTTGCTGATAGCTTCTCATGACCAGTAACCAATAGGACATAGTTTCCTGTCGTCAAGAGCTCCCTCCGCAGGTCTGCACCAAGTTCTCTTCGTGTTTCAGATACTAGAACATCATCATAATGCTTCGCTATAGGAATGTCAGCTTTCCCCAAAACCATCTCTATAAGATCAACAGTGGACTGGAAGAAAGGCCATTCTCTGTACATTGCTCGTAAGTCTTCTGTATGTCCCTTGTCACAAACACCCTTCAAGCCTGCTCCAACTCCAAGCCAAGCAGGGAGGACAAATCTTGTTTGGGTCCAAGCAAATACCCATGGAATTGCACGGAGTTGCCCAATTCCTCCTGTACTCTTTCTCCTTGTTGGACGGCTACCAATGTTGAGAAATCCTAGCTCAGCCTGAGGTGTTGCTTCATGGAAGTAAGCGAGGAACTCAGGGTTTTCATATACTGTGCTTCTATAACTCCTGCAACTTAAATTTGATATGTCGTCCATCAGATTACGCCATTTTTGTTCCCTTGGAGGCTGGGGGGGGCGTAATGTAGCAAGTAGAACAGCCGTGGTGTAAATCTCTAGCTGACGAACAGCCATTTGGGGTAGTCCAAATTTTGCCTGCACCATTTCTCCTTGTTCCGTAGATCTAAGAGTACCCTGATAAATTCAGAAATAAATTAATTAGAAACCGAGTGCATGCAGAGGTGAATATTTTGGCTTTTCTGATAACAAATGCTGAGTATTACTTATCATTCTCAAACTGTTTTATTATTTAAGGAACAAAAACTTCCAAATGATTAGAGGTTAAGAATCAGCAGATAATGTCCATAAGTTGGGACCATTTTTTTAATAATCCAATCAAATTATTGTTATGCATGATAGGTTAGAGAGCAGATTGGCCAGTTAAAAAGGAAGTCATTAGACGAAGAGGAAGCAAGACATGCACCAAAGAAATTAGTGGCAATTCTGACTAGAAGGTACCATCCAGAGAAGTACAATGAATTTTGTAATAGGGTGGTGAACACACACACATCCATCTTTTGCTCCCGCTTCATTATGAAAATACTAGATGATTCAGATTAAAAACAATTTCTACCCAAATACACTCTCCTTATTATGACATTAAGGTGGAGTAGCCAGTTGCTGCCAGCCTGCCACACAGTTGGTGACAGGACCTATATAGGTATGACAATCCTGATTTTGAATTCACCCAGAATATAATTCAAAGAAACCTTCAGACACTTAGCATGCAAAATGTAAACAGAATGTACATGCGAGTAACATATTAGGAGTTTCAAGATGATTTAACTAAAAACAAACCATAACAGAGCCGGGTGGCTGGGACTGAATTGCAAGGTAAGTAGGACCACCACCACGGCCAATGCTTCCTCCACGCCCATGGAACAGAGTGACTTTAATGCCATATTCATTACATGCAGCTACAACATCTTCTTGAGCTTTGTAAAGCTCCCATGCTGCAGTGAAACGGCCAGCATCTTTGCCAGAGTCAGAATAACCAACCATCACCTGTGCACACCAACCATGAGCTGAAGCCAAAAGTGAAACTTTTTTGGATAGTGTAATGCATTATGGCATACATACCTCCTGATGTCCATCGTGGTTCTTTATGATGTGCTCCCTATACCAGTCGATTGAGAGTAATCTTCTGATCACCGAGCCAGCTTCTCTCAAGTCTTTCACGGTCTCGAACAGAGGAACCACCCGCAGTCTGTTGAAATACATGAAATATTTAGCATTATGTTCATAATCTTATAAGCAGCATTATGTTCATAATCTTATAAGCGTTACCTCTATTCAATCATATTAGCATTACCTCTGTTCATAATCATATAAGCATTACCCTTAGAACGGTCTGGTTGCGTGAGCTACAACTAATTTTGCGAACTCATCTCAACTGGTTTCAATGCAAAAGTGTTACTAGGTACTTGGATATTAATTTAGCAAGTTGCCTTAGATGAAAACAAGAAAccgataaaaaaaaaaataataaataaattgcaCCCTGCAGTCATGGCTGCATAAGTGGAATTTCAAGTATGACAACAGCATTTGTGGAAACTGGGATCCTTTGCACTTTCTAGGCACGATTTCCACAAATAACTATGAGGCGCATGAGAAAATATCTATGAAAATAATTTTGTTGATTTAGCACCCCCACAATAATTTTATTTTCCTTGGAACCTGATCACACAATTTTCTAGGAACCACAATAGGAGAACCGCTGAAACTAGCTGTCGTGAAGCATTAAGCCTATAATGCAAGAAAGAATTAGATGAGAGGACATAAAATTATATCCAACCACCTAAAGGGGAAAAAAGGTGGCCCAGTAGACATGTGTACTTGTCTGAATGCAGTTGAAAAATTACCACCTTCTATAAGATGGAAATTATGCAAGCATCAAAAAGATGGGAAAAGATAACCAAAGTGTGTGATGACAATTCATTGGCTTAACATTAGCCAGACTGGATTAATCTGGGTCATAAATAGCCATACACATGCACATAAGTTTTTGGGTAAGTTAAGAAGAAAGTTCTGTTATTTTATCTGCAACAGAAAAGATAGCAGTCTTACGTTCCACCGGGACAAGGTCTGCCTAGCTCCCCAGCAACAGCAAGGCGTGCATCCTTCTGTAAAAGCTCTACAGCTAGGACATCACTGGCCTGCCAAATGAAGATAAATCAAAATATAGTAGATAATAGAAAATGGAAACTAGACGGTAGTTAAAAACTTAATATCAAGTATCCTTTATGCAGATTTAGTTGAACCACTCCACCACTGCGAAATGAAGTCTATACTCTATATTTAATCCATGTGGAATATGATCATACATTTGAAGCCATGGAAATAACATAAGCTCCAAGTGAATCACTTCCTAATTCAGCTGCCACTTTGAACGTGTCCAAGACTTCTTTGACATCAGGCGGAACCTATAAAAGAAAGATTAAAAGAAATCATCAAATCCAAGACGAAGAATAGGAAGCAGCAACCTAATAAAGGAACTCAGGCCACTGGATTTTGACAGCTAATTTAATTGCAACACGTATACGATTCAACTCAAGTGGTAAAAACTTAGATACACATCAGTTAATTTATTCAAAGATATCATCATATGTGTTTTGAACTTTTGATACTCACTATCTGATATTACTTCCCTTCCAAGAATCAGTTATCAATTTTTTTATTAATATATTAAAAGATATAATGATGTGGTTTTGATAATAATCCATGAATCAGTTATCTATTTACCTCTTTTTTCTGCCTTATATACCACCAAATACTCAATTCAAGGCTATCCATTTGCCCTCCTCTAGTAATCAAGAAAGGATAATAAAGTCGGACCAGTATATGAGTAAGTTTTGGGTTTCTTCTCCAGAGACAGAACATTTAGGTATAACCTGCACGAGAAAAGAAAAAGCAAGCACTACTGCCTAGCTACTGGGGCCTTCTCAGAGAAATGGACAGCAAATGTAGCTGCTGCAGGGATACAGGGACATCCATTTGGTATGCCTGCTGAATAAAGACCTAGGCCTTTTGATGAAATCATTAATTGACCATCTCTGCTTCATAGCATAAGGTGGATATTATTTTAGAGCTTGGTTACATCAGTTAATTATGTTAAATGGCAGTGGCATTCACTATTAAAAACTATTGTCATATGAATGCAGGAATTTCCTCGAATATTATATTTGACACGCCAATATATGTAGTggaaaacagaaaagaaaaagcCAATTTCAAAAATAGATTGGAACACAATTAAGGGCCTCCTACAACATTTTAATCACAAGATATGATGATTCATGATGTATATTACTCATTTTATGGATGTTATCAGTTATAGCTTGTTATCAGTTATAGCTTGAAGGTTCCCATATTAATCGCAGATAGAGGGATGAAGCGCTTTCAGCAATTGACAGGGTAGAATTACGGCTGTCAGCACTAACCAGTCATAAAGGTACTTCCCCTGCCTACATGTTTGAGCAGGTAAGCTATCTCTAGTATTAAATGGGTTCTACTATATCATTCTTTTCCTCTTGTGAACGGTCAGATTAGATCAATTAAACAAACCTGAAGATAAGTAAGCAATACAGTTAAAATAGGATAGAAATACATTATCTTACCTCTATAGTAGGAGGAACCAAAGGCCTTTTCCCCTTTAGCTCTTTAATCAGAAAGTCCAGCTTTTGTTCTTCATCCCACTCACTATAGGTACCCATGTCTAAGTATTTCGTGATTGCATCAAGTGCCTCAGAGTGCCTACCAGATTCCTGATTCATTGAATTGAATATAAGCATATATTTCACTAGAACTCACCAATAACATGTAAAATCATATACCTGACGAAGGTCAAGCTTCATTAAGACCATCCCAAATGTAGCAACTCGCCTGATTAGGTCAGCAAGCCGCCCATCAGCTAGAACCCCAGACCCACATGATTGCTACAATGCACCCAATGTATACATTTATTAGAACTAAAAGGAGTTGTCCTGAGTATAAAtagattttttcttcttctggaattttaaataataattagAAGGTGCAGAAACAGATTTTGGAACTAAGAGGAATGACTTGTACCAGTGAATCATAGCACAATAGTAGTGGTTCCAAAAGCTGATCTGATGTTTCATAATAATCCCAAGGATCATGGTCACACGGAAGATCTTCAAGAAGAAGCTCCAGCCGCTTCCGTGTCTTGAGGAGCTGAATTTAGAAAAGACAAGTTTATATCATCAAACAATATGGcataaagaacaaaaagaaaagcaCTAGTTGAACATTCAATTTTAAGGTCTATAATAACTTCCAAACTTCCAACTTTTGCATATGGAACATGGAAAAGGCACAATATTGATATAATTCCTCATTGTGAATTAATCAATCAACTTTCATCCCACCAATTATTCATTAAACAATGAAGTTATTACATTTCAAGAAAAGAAAACTGTCAAACCCCACAATTTTCTTCTTATGTATAAGCAGTATTCTGTGCTATAATTTATGAGATATATTCCATCACCTATCAACACATCTGAAATCTGCCTATAATCATCCTATTTTTTAAACCAATTTTCAAGTACTCCAGTTAGGATACCTTTTCTTTTACATCCCCAAGGACAATTCTATAGGGAGCAATCCCAGGTCTCTGCGATGAGCTTGGTTCCAGTAGCTTTTGGAAGCTGGCCCTTCCTACCTGAGAGTCGGCAAAAATTTTCCTCTGAGCCAGAAGCTGACTAGCAGCACGTGGTGTTATATTTCCATTTCCATTTCCATATGCCTTTTCAGTATTTTTGATAGAATCACCAGCAAGGGGACCCACTTTTGAAGTACTCTGACTATCCTGTAAAGATTTCAAATACATGAGATACAGAGTATCACTCAGAGTTACAAACAATAAGCAAGATACTAATTTGTGAAGATAGAGGGGCATAGACAGACAAGAATGACAACTGTAATGAAATCATAAAACCAGCTTAACCTGATTTTTGAGTGGTATGAATTCTGTCCCAGGAAGAGCCAGTCTAGGATAGTGGGACTCGACATTTTCTGTGAAAGATCATGTGTTTTTCTTTATCAGTAACTATCTAACATTGTTTTTATATTGAAAAAGAACATAGGAAAGAAAATACAGAATATGCAGCAAATTGCTTAAACAAACATTAGAAACCATAATAAacagatgtcagtttgaggcattGATAATGTATGACAACATCGACCAGATAGTGGGATCTGCTTTTACAGCGATTGGATCTTCAAGGATCTTATTACAGTGACACCTAAGAAATTGGTAActtgaaatttaaaataaaagaagatATGAAACATTTTTGCTTTCTATAGTATTAGATTAGAGATATCCAATATTCCAATTTATTGCAGCAAAAACGTTGAAGCCCCTTGAAGGCACGGCAAAGAACCAACCTCATAAGTACATGTTCATGATTTCCCAAACCCCATTTGCCAATCGAGGGGAAATCAACACAAACTTCACCTATTAAGTACGGCGAAAGAAAAATAAACATAAAGGAGAAGTCACGAGAAGAC
This region of Nicotiana tomentosiformis chromosome 4, ASM39032v3, whole genome shotgun sequence genomic DNA includes:
- the LOC104107812 gene encoding phosphoenolpyruvate carboxylase 4, with protein sequence MTDVTDDIAEEISFQGFEDDCRLLQSLLNDVLNREVGPQFMEKVERTRVLAQGACNMRMAGIEDTAELLEKQLASELSKMTLEEALAIARTFSHYLNLMGIAETHHRVRKARGEAQLSKSCDDIFNHLSQSGVPPDQLYDTVCKQAVEIVLTAHPTQINRRTLQYKHIRIAHLLEYNDRPDLGIEDREMLIEDLVREMTSIWQTDELRRHKPTPVDEARAGLHIVEQTLWKAVPHYLRRVSNALKKHTGRPLPLTCTPIRFGSWMGGDRDGNPNVTAKVTKDVSLLSRWMAIDLYVREIDSLRFELSMNQCSERFARLAHEILEKGNTSEDHLESWNHSSNWSQSKHQGQHAPPFPTQLPTGADLPSCTENVESHYPRLALPGTEFIPLKNQDSQSTSKVGPLAGDSIKNTEKAYGNGNGNITPRAASQLLAQRKIFADSQVGRASFQKLLEPSSSQRPGIAPYRIVLGDVKEKLLKTRKRLELLLEDLPCDHDPWDYYETSDQLLEPLLLCYDSLQSCGSGVLADGRLADLIRRVATFGMVLMKLDLRQESGRHSEALDAITKYLDMGTYSEWDEEQKLDFLIKELKGKRPLVPPTIEVPPDVKEVLDTFKVAAELGSDSLGAYVISMASNASDVLAVELLQKDARLAVAGELGRPCPGGTLRVVPLFETVKDLREAGSVIRRLLSIDWYREHIIKNHDGHQEVMVGYSDSGKDAGRFTAAWELYKAQEDVVAACNEYGIKVTLFHGRGGSIGRGGGPTYLAIQSQPPGSVMGTLRSTEQGEMVQAKFGLPQMAVRQLEIYTTAVLLATLRPPQPPREQKWRNLMDDISNLSCRSYRSTVYENPEFLAYFHEATPQAELGFLNIGSRPTRRKSTGGIGQLRAIPWVFAWTQTRFVLPAWLGVGAGLKGVCDKGHTEDLRAMYREWPFFQSTVDLIEMVLGKADIPIAKHYDDVLVSETRRELGADLRRELLTTGNYVLLVTGHEKLSANNRSLRRLIESRLPYLNPMNILQVEILKRLRRDEDNTKLRDALLITINGIAAGMRNTG